The Hevea brasiliensis isolate MT/VB/25A 57/8 chromosome 1, ASM3005281v1, whole genome shotgun sequence genome has a window encoding:
- the LOC131168964 gene encoding two-component response regulator-like APRR7 has product MEIFLILLFFSIKSLFPVESCIFYCTCFVRDAHSQVTKLDPNSLKCVFFGYSRLQKGRLEIPNSDPPPVTSLGDPVPHTDHDSDLDLPIALRKVIAVPNGLQAWKMLEDLNNHIDIVLTEVVVPTLSGIGLLCKITSHKTLKNIPVIMMSSHDSMGIVFKCLSKGAVGFLVKPIRKNELKNLWQHIWRRCHSVSSFTFVIQRE; this is encoded by the exons ATGGAGATATTTCTTATACTgctttttttttctataaaatctttgttccctgttgaatcctgtattttttattgtacctgttttgtgcgtgatgctcattcacaggttactaaattggatccgaattctctcaaatgtgtcttctttggatactcccggctccaaaaggg gagattggagattcctaactcagatcctccaccagttacttcgttgggagatcctgtacctcacactgatcatgattctgatctagacttacccattgctcttcgtaaag TTATTGCTGTTCCAAATGGTCTTCAAGCCTGGAAAATGCTGGAAGATCTGAATAATCATATTGATATTGTCCTAACAGAGGTGGTCGTGCCTACCTTATCTGGAATTGGCCTTTTGTGTAAGATTACGAGCCACAAAACTCTCAAGAATATTCCAGTGATAA TGATGTCATCCCATGATTCTATGGGTATAGTCTTTAAGTGTCTGTCAAAAGGTGCAGTTGGTTTTTTGGTGAAACCCATTCGGAAGAATGAACTTAAAAACCTATGGCAGCACATCTGGAGGAGATGCCACAGTGTGAGTTCCTTTACTTTTGTAATTCAGAGAGAATAA